One Nicotiana tabacum cultivar K326 chromosome 23, ASM71507v2, whole genome shotgun sequence genomic window, AAGTTGTAAAACAtaaatttgtttttcttatttcaaCAATGCAATGCACGATTCAATgcccaaatctactccaaatgagctcaaatttgaaatataacTTTTAAATATCATTAAGAACATATCTCAATCATCAAATTGTCAAAACAATAACAAATTTAACAAACTCATTTTACAACTAAGAAGAAGAAACTCTAaccataaagaagaagaaaacaacggtaaagaagaagagaaaagtgtATGTATCTGAAATTATTCAGAAATTAGGTAttagttaaattttttttataaagtggATACAAATTCAATCGTAGTGCAAAATTGGGTGTCACATGAAAATTTAATGTTAAAAACTGCTAATCCCGCTAAACTGAATTAAAAAcattcaagaaaaagaaaaattataagaattCGTAAATCAAAGTTTATAAGTCAGTGAAAAATTAGTACAAAATTAAAAATTGATCTATTTGCAACGTTGGAACAATTACTTTTTATTTGAAATGGCAACAAACACACACAAGTTTGGGTGTTGGATGACAACTTATTAATTTTCTTTGACTGCAACTTTCACTCATTGAAAACGTATTCTATTGTCAACGTCTTTAGGCATATCGTAAACTATTGAATAATTTGGCTACTGATTTCTCTCTTTGTTCATTTTATAAGCCAACTGTTTTTGTCCAGCACATGGGAGATGACTGACAAAACATGTAGTCAGTACCTACTTTTGGACTTTGCGAAAGAAAAAGACTGCCTTTTTGGCAATATCAATGAGGGGtatcaaataaactaaaaaaagagaggaaaaagaaaaacaaacaggTCATTTAATTAAGCAACATATCTCAAGCACAAAGTTCAATTATTTAAGGCTACTTAAATATTCTTTAGATATACTACTCCTACAACAATAATTATTAGATAAATAATTGAACACAATGATCTATTCGTAACTTAGAAGTGGAATTTGTTTAAATTAGTCTTTGCTTAGATAGCTTACAGAGTTTGTTGGTCACATGCAAATGATTAGAAACAGTTTCGGAAGTTATGCATTTGACATTTGAACAGTTTTTCACATTCATAAACGTGATTTTCCACCTCGCCCTCAGTCTCACATGTGATATGATTCCTTCACCATTTGTACAACTTTTTCTCTCTCATAGTAATATGCACTTAATTGTAAATGTTACATTATTAAAAAATCTTGTCAGAATTTTGAACTCTAATTATTAAAGCAAGATGTGCATAATCTATGTCATACCATGTGCATTTTATTCAATGGTACAACATGATAAGGAATTACTCTTAACATTATTATTGGTTAAGGTGCATGCTATTGTTATAAGCTACTATTATTATAAGCTTGGCTCGTGCTGCATATAACGCACTAACCGTAGAAGTGCTTTATACctgaaatttttccattttaAAACTTAATCACTCGAAACCTCCCGATTAACAGTAGACGAAATGTTTTATTAATCTCACCACAGTCGTTGATAGTATAAGCTGGGCTTGACTACTTGTGGCTTACCATCTCATCCAGCCAAAATAAATAAGACAACTAAAGAAATTGCACCTGGCATTATTATTATACAACttgcaaaagaaaaatattgCAACTTTCATCACCTATATAAACTACTACTCACTCCCTCAGCCCACCAACAACAAACTCCCAAATATGGCATCTTTGCTACCAAGAAGTCTCGTTGGCAAATATAGTATTTTCCTTCTCCTTTGCATATCTCAAACTTCCTTCTCTTCTCCCCATCAACCTTTAGCAAGGCGCCTTTTGACAACCACCCCAAGAAACATAGTGAAACAATACCTTACTCCACACAACAAAGTAAGAGCAAAGCTTGGACTCTCACCCCTCAAATGGAGCAACAAACTTGCAAATTACGCAAACTGGTGGGGACACCAACGACAGGGGAACTGTGAGTTGGTGCATTCCCAAGGCGACTACGGCGAAAACCTCTTCTGGGGGAGCGGCAAGGATTGGAAGCCGCGCGATGCTGTCACCACGTGGGCGAGGGAAAGACCTTATTATGATTATAAGAGTAATTCTTGCAAGAAAAATGAGCAATGCTTGCATTATACACAGATTGTTTGGAAGCAAAGCACAAGAGTTGGTTGTGCAAAAGTTGTATGCAACACTGGGGATACTTTGATTAGTTGCAATTATGATCCTCATGGTAATGTGGAAGGAGAGAAACCCTTTTAACAAAGCAATTGAATCTCATATGTTCGATGTGTGCATACACTGACCTAGAAACTAATCTTTTAACAATGACGGATCCAAAATTTATATTGTGGGTTTTGAGTTGAGAGAGTATGTTTGAAATGTAAATTTGATTTTATCTGTAAAAACAGATTCTGCCGGACACACAAGCCCATTGTTAAATCTGCCATTGTGTTTTAGGCTAACCCTTTTGGGACCTTCCTTTTTGTTTGCAGAAAGATGAATATAATCTTATGTGtaaactactttttttttttcttcaagaaAATGCATTGTACTGTTaggaccttttttttttcttctcgttTAAAAGGCAACAACTCAAGGAAAGGATTGCTTAATGATTACATTGCTGTACTGTGAACTTCTAGTTCTGTCAAGAACCAAAATTTCAAAATGTGACGACGCCTATCACatttactaggcaagccgataatcacATAACAACTGAGCatttgatttaaaaaataatttaataagctcaacaacgaaaaaactcataaatatataataaaacaactgaaactctactacaaccatcccaagaactggtgtcatcgagtacatgagcactacgaCATCTCAATGTAAAACAAACTCTAGTACAATTGTCTCAATAGTAGAACAGTactgaataaaataaaaggaatgaGAATCAAGGTATGCAGACGTCATAGCAGCTACCTTGTAGTCTCCAAGCAAGCACTGGGAATGATCTAGCAGTCACTGcgtccagatgtacctggatctgcacacgaagtgtagagtgtagtatgcgTACAAtcaacccaatgtactcaataagtaacatgactaaccttgggctgaaagtagtgacgaacttagAAAGATGCAGTCAGAACCAATATAATGACAACACGGATATCATAATGAGAATAACAGTAATAACTCAGAGACAACTTCCATATTTAGCTCGTTCACAATAtagaaatttagacatgctttcaaattcacAATTAAAGACCAACACTGATAAGAACATATCAAGTatagctagcatgaggaatggtacatctttatgcctaaatgtcaaatatgcatgtcaaaagTACAGTATCACAATGATATTTTCAgttactcacactctcagagtactcaatctgtctACCTCAAATTTTCACTCATCACACATAATCACCAAGCACTGTACAGGTGTCTGGCATCGAAGCCCCTCACAaaagcacgtgtatataaatCACTGTGCCTGCGCTCACTtttggtatgtcagactccggaggggcggatccttccCAAGCAttaatataaagcctataaggcttgCTACGGTGTGCAACCAATcccacaataataaataagccaataaggcctggtgcgacgtgcatcccgatccacaataacactatccactcggctctcagtcccaactcagttatcaatctctcaagtctcaagggctcacaatccCATACTACTAAGCTCAACAATAAGAATATGTAatgtaacagtaaatgataatggagactgagatatgatatgcaaataaaggATCATGACTGAGCACATAATTGTAGTTAAAGCAGATACTCAAAACAATAGAAATAACTGAGCTAATAATTGTAGTTAAAGCAGATACGCAAAACAATAGAAAAAACCTCACTAGACCTCAaccgaataagcacatagcctaagcacattttctaacatgatttacagttcaGTTACTCTAACAGGAAAGGATTTCACGGATAAAACAAGACTTGATAACAACAAAGTCCAAAAGAAACAACCGAATCATGATTACCACGGTGCATGCCCATACActcgtcacttagcatgtgcgtcaccccaacacaaaccatataacaCATTTCCCAGGGATTCATTCCCTCAGttctaagtttagaagtgttacttacctcaaaacgtgcaAATTACAACTCCAACCAGCCCTTCCCACGCGTATCGTCCTccaaatgactcgaatctagtcacaaacaactcaatatcaacaaataatgcataggaaacaacttcaatcaataaagttttgatctttatcaaaataaaaaagtcaactctggGACCACGCCTCGAAACCtaacaaaattcataaaatccgaatatccattcaattacgagtccaaccatattaaaATATCCAATTTCGACTTTAAATCGACCTTCaaacctccatttttcatttttgaaaagtttccaCCAAAATCCCCATTTTTTCACTTTAGTTCACTAAAGAAATGACAAAAACAAGGATGGGATTAAGATAAATGAACAAATCCAAGTCAAGAACACTTAACCCGATCCAtaacgtgaaaatcccctccaaaatcgctcaaaaccgagcccTACAatttaaaatgtgaaataatactctaaccctcgatTTAGTATTTTAAACATTCTGCTGCCTAGTGATTACACATCGCGATCGTGGAAAATCCTTCGTGATCTCGAAGAAAAAACATCACCAGTAACAAAaatcttctacgcgaatgcgctCACAAGGCTGCGAATACGGTGACCAATTACCCAAACCTACACAATCGCGGACAGACTCACGCAATCACGATAAACAACTGACTGAAAATCCTAGGCCTctccttccttcttcgcgaacgcgtccataCTCCCGCGTTCGCGTTTTACAAAAGCTcagaccttcgcgatcgcgtccaTAACCTCGAGAATTCATAGAACAAATGCCCAACTTCCAGAAAAGAATCTTCGCGATCGCACCCCTCTTCTCACGATCACGAAAGAGGAAACTAGAAGCCCAAATTTCAGCAATCCAAACAAGTCCAAAATGAGTTGTACatgatctgaatcacacccgaggcccctgggaccccatccaaacataccaaaaggtcttaaaaca contains:
- the LOC107768705 gene encoding pathogenesis-related protein PRB1-3-like → MASLLPRSLVGKYSIFLLLCISQTSFSSPHQPLARRLLTTTPRNIVKQYLTPHNKVRAKLGLSPLKWSNKLANYANWWGHQRQGNCELVHSQGDYGENLFWGSGKDWKPRDAVTTWARERPYYDYKSNSCKKNEQCLHYTQIVWKQSTRVGCAKVVCNTGDTLISCNYDPHGNVEGEKPF